In Planktothrix serta PCC 8927, a single window of DNA contains:
- a CDS encoding TRAFAC clade GTPase domain-containing protein → MTSNTVFDFLKTAESEDSYITCPACGSPIGIRTQGYEMILTDNFRLELDGNIAALRLFLERLETKLEQRNLLLKPSTDGRYPYSQERDFFSDDKTVDIDDEDEENNDEIQNQRELSHRGMYRGILGKDAAENFVENKLDFFEQIRNYDKFPLKTETNQEILDQECKSLLRGIEPRSLIGSLMDLIFDQRNVFEWMKETEGDPERKKLKELLHEVCPTIQWYLQKLEELHTKRKDDEGLLKAIIRGQFVLAIVLGHKSTKCDFYALKKISIEHNVPFTLPRQTIISYRNLLDILHSEVVLGNPKLRLSDNFQKLLKSSKEKVSKQQSTQKVSSIPQAATKQNSEDQLEELVRKLVQQWGQEIYKLVNFSCTGPSGENNKRCGWYPKETETHSIILLGSPGTGKSCLLLTGLVSFFDHVQVLGATVALDLPDDRERLQKLEKDYRNGLIPPPTKTGSKTSIKLSVQFPEIGSTNFNKTHFVFTDIAGEDVARSLTQQGSQPWVLRILKNANTIVFFFDLSIEPTIREKLTKSRNAEIWKPVSENYEVVNQSRENNVAEVNQLYLLEQIIGDLESQRGNLSGTNFICVIPKSDLYAKKDGEQDRLFFNSFYEKMISLGIFVPSNFDKLDDESFDGFCSLGGTGYNFKSKDNKETSAKKSKVLQQKDMGRMMSDEVRKCLLNMGNALGEDAVPAFKVSLNQLAEVRLMQRLEATLGKDSVYYLAVSALGKNTSKIQQEGKSQIDGVFNQKLSEYVFILPIALAVADGISKQQP, encoded by the coding sequence ATGACATCCAATACAGTATTTGATTTTCTGAAAACAGCCGAAAGTGAAGATAGCTATATTACTTGTCCTGCTTGTGGTTCTCCCATTGGCATCAGAACTCAAGGCTATGAAATGATTTTGACGGATAACTTCCGCTTAGAGTTAGATGGCAATATTGCGGCTCTACGGCTTTTCTTAGAACGACTAGAAACTAAATTAGAACAAAGAAATTTGTTATTAAAACCATCCACTGATGGCCGTTATCCCTACAGTCAGGAAAGAGACTTTTTTTCTGACGATAAAACTGTTGATATTGATGATGAAGACGAGGAAAACAATGATGAAATTCAAAATCAACGGGAATTATCTCATCGAGGTATGTATCGAGGTATTTTAGGCAAAGACGCTGCGGAAAATTTTGTTGAGAACAAGTTAGATTTTTTTGAGCAAATCAGAAATTATGATAAATTTCCACTCAAAACAGAAACTAACCAAGAAATTTTAGATCAAGAATGTAAATCTCTGCTGCGTGGTATAGAACCCCGTTCTCTAATTGGTTCTTTGATGGACTTAATTTTTGATCAGAGAAATGTATTTGAATGGATGAAAGAAACTGAAGGTGATCCAGAGAGAAAAAAACTCAAGGAACTACTCCATGAGGTTTGTCCTACGATTCAATGGTACTTACAGAAGTTAGAGGAACTGCATACTAAAAGAAAAGATGATGAAGGATTACTAAAAGCTATTATTAGAGGGCAATTTGTTTTGGCAATAGTTCTGGGACATAAAAGTACAAAATGTGATTTTTATGCACTCAAAAAAATCTCTATCGAGCATAATGTGCCATTTACTTTACCCCGCCAGACCATTATATCGTACCGTAATTTACTAGATATTCTTCACTCTGAAGTGGTATTAGGTAATCCTAAACTGAGATTATCAGACAATTTCCAGAAACTCTTAAAATCTAGTAAAGAAAAAGTTTCCAAGCAACAAAGCACACAAAAAGTCTCAAGTATTCCCCAGGCTGCTACTAAACAAAATAGTGAAGATCAACTTGAAGAGTTAGTTAGAAAACTTGTTCAACAATGGGGTCAAGAGATTTATAAGCTAGTCAATTTCTCATGTACTGGGCCTTCAGGAGAAAATAATAAACGTTGCGGTTGGTATCCAAAAGAAACGGAAACTCACTCAATTATTTTACTAGGAAGTCCAGGTACTGGAAAATCATGTCTTTTACTGACAGGATTAGTTTCTTTTTTCGATCATGTACAAGTCTTGGGAGCAACTGTAGCCCTTGACTTACCAGATGACCGAGAACGATTACAAAAGCTAGAGAAAGATTACCGTAATGGGCTGATTCCTCCACCCACAAAAACAGGTTCTAAAACCAGTATTAAACTATCTGTACAGTTTCCTGAAATTGGTTCAACTAATTTCAATAAAACTCACTTTGTGTTTACGGATATAGCTGGGGAAGATGTTGCACGTAGTTTGACGCAACAAGGTTCGCAACCTTGGGTACTAAGAATTCTGAAAAATGCGAATACAATTGTCTTTTTCTTTGACTTATCAATTGAACCTACTATTCGAGAAAAATTGACTAAAAGTCGCAATGCAGAAATTTGGAAACCCGTTTCTGAAAATTATGAAGTCGTTAATCAATCACGCGAGAATAACGTGGCGGAGGTTAATCAGTTATATCTTTTGGAGCAAATCATCGGTGATTTAGAAAGCCAAAGAGGTAATTTATCAGGGACAAATTTTATCTGTGTGATTCCCAAATCAGACCTCTATGCTAAAAAGGATGGAGAACAAGACCGATTATTTTTCAACAGTTTCTACGAAAAAATGATCAGTCTAGGTATTTTTGTCCCCTCAAACTTTGATAAACTGGATGATGAGTCTTTTGATGGATTCTGTTCACTGGGAGGAACCGGGTATAACTTCAAGAGTAAAGACAATAAAGAGACTTCTGCTAAAAAGAGTAAAGTTTTACAGCAAAAAGACATGGGAAGGATGATGTCTGATGAAGTGCGGAAGTGTTTATTAAATATGGGGAATGCGTTAGGGGAAGATGCTGTTCCTGCTTTCAAAGTATCCCTAAACCAGTTAGCAGAAGTTCGGTTAATGCAAAGGTTAGAAGCTACATTAGGGAAAGATTCTGTTTACTATTTAGCTGTTTCGGCTCTCGGTAAAAATACATCAAAGATACAGCAGGAAGGAAAATCTCAGATAGATGGTGTATTTAATCAGAAATTATCTGAATATGTCTTTATTTTACCCATTGCTCTAGCCGTTGCCGATGGAATATCCAAGCAACAACCTTAA
- a CDS encoding WD40 domain-containing protein translates to MDTEKIEQIVASINQIVYHKQGKSLKDIQVDILRGAFKQEEYIKIAHANNRSPDSIKKEASLLWKLLSEVFGETITKTRLEVLKRKVANLSTSHQFSNSDQDWADAPDVSSIVGREIDVNTLKQWVVGDRCRLVTIVGLPGKGKTSLTVKLAQEVSGEFEGIIWRSLLNSLSIQDLIKDWILFFSDQQKMDLPDRLDQQINLLISYLKQHRYLLILDNVETILAKETQAGNYKSGYEDYHQLLEKIAQVPHQSCLLLTSRVKVHHLEKFVGQHQPVRCFVVGGLTVNPVKQLFQEKGEFIATETEWETLVNYYQGNPLALKLTACHIQTVFAGNIQDFLKVGNLVFKDIQDLLDWHFQYCSPEEHNVLFWLAIYREPVSITELKDHIVSVNIQQHLLDYLESLQNRMLLEKTAIQQCFTLQPVLMEYVTEKLITTVTPELITGEFNVFNSHSLILATCKDYIRTSQITMIINPIIESLLSLSQFESLFKLENHFTKLVIQAQEKYPQKPGYIGGNLINLFCYLKTDLNSYNFSRLAIWEANLQGINLQNVDFSYCHFKNTVFTQSFGGIHSLAFTPDGAILAAGDSNGYIHFLNPEDGQPILSFGKHKWWTVALAFNSDGEKLVSSSLNPTVKIWNAKTGQLLKNLEGHKSWVWTVAFSPDNQIIASGSDDKTIKFWDANNGQLLRTLDAHNGWVLSVAFSPKSRILASGSYDKTIKLWDIETGDCLQTLKGHEDAIWCVAFSPDGQTLASCGFEKIIRIWDIKTGDCYRILSGHQKEIKVLAFSPDGETLASGDFTSTVKFWRVKTGECRGSLKHHQTGIRALAFSPDNQTVATGDNDQIIKLWDTKTRKCIKTFWGYTNWVWSIALSRDGQRLASSHLDHKVRLWNPQTQECLSTLTGHTAWVWSVAFSPDGKTVASSGDDETIRLWDVETGECYKCLKYPTEKYQGGIWTIAFSGDGLYIASGGQDTTIKIWNLKTNKFHVLAGHQSWVWTVTFHPNFPILASGSDDQTIKIWDIKTGECLQTLRGHHNKVRSIAFSPDSQFLVSGSEDETVKLWDLETGKCVYTLLGHEGWIWSVDFSPDGQIIASGSDDFKVKLWDFKTGKCLYTLKKHTNTVTSVMFNPHSQILISGSEDGTIKFWHVPTKKCVKSLIIPNSYTNMNIIGSQGLTEGQKKCLKALGAVEY, encoded by the coding sequence ATGGATACTGAAAAAATCGAACAAATTGTTGCATCTATCAATCAGATTGTTTATCACAAACAAGGAAAATCCTTGAAAGATATTCAAGTGGATATTCTACGGGGAGCCTTCAAGCAAGAGGAGTATATTAAAATTGCTCATGCTAACAACAGAAGCCCAGATAGTATAAAAAAAGAAGCGTCTTTACTGTGGAAGTTATTGAGTGAAGTTTTTGGCGAAACAATTACAAAAACTCGTTTAGAAGTGTTAAAGCGAAAGGTTGCTAATTTATCTACTTCTCATCAATTTTCTAATTCTGATCAAGATTGGGCGGATGCGCCGGATGTGTCGAGTATTGTAGGACGAGAAATTGATGTAAATACTCTTAAACAATGGGTTGTTGGCGATCGCTGTCGTCTAGTTACTATTGTTGGACTTCCGGGGAAAGGAAAAACCAGTCTGACTGTAAAATTAGCTCAAGAGGTGAGTGGAGAATTTGAGGGAATTATTTGGCGATCGCTTTTAAACTCCCTTTCCATACAAGATCTAATTAAAGACTGGATTTTATTTTTTTCCGATCAACAAAAGATGGATTTACCGGATCGTCTTGATCAACAAATTAATCTGTTAATTTCTTATTTAAAACAACATCGCTATTTATTAATTTTAGATAATGTCGAGACTATTTTAGCTAAAGAAACTCAAGCCGGAAACTATAAATCCGGTTATGAAGACTATCATCAACTATTAGAAAAAATTGCTCAAGTTCCCCATCAAAGTTGTCTCTTGTTAACCAGTCGAGTTAAAGTTCATCATTTAGAAAAATTCGTAGGTCAACATCAACCCGTGCGTTGCTTTGTGGTGGGAGGATTAACCGTTAATCCTGTTAAACAACTGTTTCAAGAAAAAGGTGAATTTATCGCTACAGAAACTGAATGGGAAACTTTAGTTAATTATTATCAAGGAAATCCCCTGGCTTTAAAATTAACCGCTTGTCATATTCAAACGGTTTTTGCAGGAAATATTCAGGATTTTTTAAAAGTTGGAAACTTAGTTTTTAAAGATATACAGGATTTATTAGATTGGCATTTTCAGTATTGCAGTCCTGAAGAACATAACGTTTTATTTTGGTTAGCGATTTATCGAGAACCTGTTTCCATTACTGAATTAAAAGACCATATAGTTTCAGTGAATATTCAACAGCATTTATTAGATTATTTAGAATCCTTACAAAACCGAATGCTCCTAGAAAAAACGGCTATTCAACAGTGCTTTACCCTACAACCCGTGTTAATGGAATATGTTACCGAAAAATTGATTACCACCGTCACCCCAGAATTAATTACGGGAGAGTTTAATGTATTTAATAGTCATAGTTTAATTCTGGCGACTTGTAAAGATTATATCAGAACTAGCCAAATTACAATGATTATTAATCCTATCATAGAATCTTTATTATCATTATCTCAATTTGAAAGTCTTTTTAAATTAGAAAATCATTTCACAAAATTAGTAATTCAAGCTCAAGAAAAATATCCCCAGAAACCCGGTTATATTGGGGGTAATTTAATTAATCTATTTTGCTATTTAAAAACCGATTTAAACAGTTATAATTTCTCTCGTCTGGCAATTTGGGAAGCTAATTTACAAGGAATTAACCTACAAAACGTTGATTTTTCTTACTGTCATTTCAAAAATACCGTTTTTACGCAATCTTTTGGAGGAATTCATTCCTTAGCATTTACTCCCGATGGTGCTATTTTAGCGGCGGGAGATTCTAATGGTTATATTCACTTTTTAAACCCAGAAGATGGACAACCAATTCTCAGTTTTGGTAAACATAAATGGTGGACGGTTGCTCTCGCCTTTAATTCCGATGGTGAAAAATTAGTCAGTAGTAGTTTAAATCCTACTGTTAAAATTTGGAATGCAAAAACGGGTCAATTGTTAAAGAATTTAGAAGGACATAAAAGTTGGGTTTGGACAGTGGCTTTTAGTCCCGATAATCAAATTATCGCCAGTGGAAGTGATGACAAAACGATTAAATTTTGGGATGCTAATAATGGTCAATTATTGAGGACTTTAGACGCTCATAACGGTTGGGTTTTAAGTGTGGCGTTTAGTCCTAAGTCCCGAATTTTAGCCAGTGGAAGCTATGATAAAACGATTAAACTTTGGGATATTGAAACGGGAGACTGTTTACAAACTTTGAAGGGACATGAAGATGCGATTTGGTGTGTAGCATTTAGTCCTGATGGTCAAACTTTAGCCAGTTGTGGATTTGAAAAAATTATTAGAATTTGGGATATCAAAACAGGGGACTGTTATCGGATTTTGTCAGGACATCAAAAGGAAATTAAAGTGTTAGCGTTTAGTCCCGATGGCGAAACTTTAGCCAGTGGAGATTTTACCTCAACGGTGAAGTTTTGGAGGGTGAAAACAGGGGAATGTCGAGGAAGTTTAAAACACCATCAAACGGGAATTCGCGCTTTAGCTTTTAGTCCTGATAATCAAACCGTAGCGACGGGAGATAATGACCAAATTATTAAACTTTGGGATACTAAAACAAGAAAATGTATCAAGACATTTTGGGGATATACTAACTGGGTTTGGTCAATTGCGTTGAGTCGTGATGGTCAGAGGTTAGCGAGTAGTCATTTAGACCATAAAGTGAGATTGTGGAATCCTCAAACCCAAGAGTGTTTAAGTACGTTAACCGGACATACCGCTTGGGTGTGGTCGGTGGCGTTTAGTCCTGATGGAAAAACGGTGGCGAGTAGTGGCGATGATGAAACCATCCGACTTTGGGATGTGGAGACGGGGGAGTGTTACAAATGTTTGAAATATCCGACTGAAAAGTATCAAGGAGGAATTTGGACGATTGCTTTTAGTGGAGATGGTTTATATATCGCCAGTGGGGGTCAAGATACAACGATTAAAATTTGGAATCTTAAAACTAATAAATTTCACGTTTTAGCAGGACATCAAAGTTGGGTTTGGACGGTGACTTTTCATCCTAATTTTCCGATTTTAGCCAGTGGAAGCGATGACCAAACGATTAAAATTTGGGATATTAAAACGGGAGAATGTTTACAAACGTTACGGGGACATCACAATAAAGTTAGGTCAATTGCGTTTAGTCCAGACAGTCAATTTTTAGTCAGTGGAAGCGAAGATGAAACGGTCAAACTTTGGGATTTAGAGACGGGAAAATGTGTTTATACTTTATTGGGACATGAAGGTTGGATTTGGTCGGTTGATTTTAGTCCTGATGGTCAAATTATCGCCAGTGGAAGTGATGATTTTAAAGTGAAACTCTGGGATTTTAAGACGGGAAAATGTCTCTATACGTTAAAAAAACATACTAATACTGTTACATCTGTTATGTTTAATCCCCATAGTCAAATATTGATCAGTGGGAGTGAAGATGGAACGATTAAGTTTTGGCACGTTCCCACGAAAAAATGTGTAAAAAGTTTAATTATTCCTAACTCTTATACTAACATGAATATTATAGGAAGTCAAGGGTTAACAGAAGGTCAAAAGAAATGTTTAAAAGCGTTGGGTGCGGTAGAATATTAG
- the lepA gene encoding translation elongation factor 4 yields MTNVPVSRIRNFSIIAHIDHGKSTLADRLLEATGAVQKREMKEQFLDSMDLERERGITIKLQAARMNYKADDGEEYVLNLIDTPGHVDFSYEVSRSLAACEGALLVVDASQGVEAQTLANVYLALENNLEIIPVLNKIDLPGAEPDRIKSEIEEIIGLDCSGAVLASAKEGVGIHEILESIVHLVPPPQDTVDQKLRALIFDSYYDSYRGVVVYFRVMDGRVKKGDRVRLMASGKEYEIDEIGVLSPTQIPVDELHAGEVGYFSAAIKAVEDARVGDTITLANRQAEQALPGYTEAKPMVFCGLFPTDSDEYPNLKEALEKLKLNDAALSYEPETSSAMGFGFRCGFLGLLHMEIVQERLEREYDLDLIVTSPSVVYQVTTQKGEVIMIDNPSHLPEPNHREKIEEPYVRVEMITPEAYVGSLMELAQGRRGEFKDMRYLAQGRTTLVYEVPLAEVVTDFFDQMKSRSRGYASMEYHLIGYRENALVKLDIMINKDAIDSLAMIVHRDKAYHVGRAMVEKLKELIPRHQFKVPIQATIGSKVIASESIPALRKDVLAKCYGGDISRKKKLLQKQAKGKKRMKSLGSVDVPQEAFMAVLRLNQES; encoded by the coding sequence ATGACTAACGTTCCAGTTTCTCGAATTCGTAACTTTTCTATTATTGCTCATATTGATCATGGGAAATCTACCCTCGCAGATCGGCTTTTGGAAGCAACGGGTGCGGTTCAAAAGCGAGAAATGAAGGAACAATTTCTCGACTCAATGGACTTAGAGCGAGAACGAGGAATTACAATTAAATTGCAAGCCGCCCGGATGAATTACAAAGCCGATGACGGTGAAGAATATGTGTTGAATTTAATTGACACTCCGGGTCACGTTGACTTTTCCTATGAAGTGTCTCGGTCTTTAGCCGCTTGTGAAGGGGCGTTATTAGTAGTTGATGCGTCTCAAGGAGTCGAAGCTCAAACTTTAGCAAATGTTTATCTGGCTTTAGAAAATAACTTAGAAATTATTCCAGTTTTAAATAAAATTGATTTACCTGGGGCGGAACCGGATCGAATCAAAAGTGAAATTGAAGAAATTATTGGGTTAGATTGTTCGGGGGCGGTGTTAGCTTCCGCCAAAGAAGGGGTAGGAATTCATGAAATTTTAGAATCCATTGTCCATTTAGTTCCTCCTCCCCAGGATACGGTTGATCAGAAATTGCGGGCGTTAATTTTTGATAGTTATTATGATAGTTATCGCGGAGTTGTTGTTTATTTTCGGGTGATGGATGGACGGGTGAAAAAAGGCGATCGCGTTCGCTTAATGGCTTCAGGAAAAGAATATGAAATCGATGAAATTGGCGTATTATCTCCGACTCAAATCCCCGTTGATGAACTCCACGCTGGCGAAGTAGGATATTTTTCTGCTGCTATTAAAGCCGTTGAAGATGCACGGGTTGGCGATACAATTACCTTAGCTAATCGTCAAGCTGAACAAGCTTTACCCGGTTATACCGAAGCAAAACCGATGGTGTTTTGTGGGTTATTTCCAACGGATTCTGATGAATATCCTAACCTAAAAGAAGCCTTAGAAAAACTCAAATTAAACGACGCCGCGTTATCTTATGAACCCGAAACCTCTAGTGCAATGGGGTTTGGTTTCCGATGTGGATTTTTAGGATTATTGCACATGGAAATTGTGCAAGAACGGTTAGAACGAGAATATGATTTAGACTTAATTGTTACCTCTCCTTCGGTGGTTTATCAAGTCACAACTCAAAAAGGGGAAGTGATTATGATCGATAACCCTAGTCATTTACCTGAGCCCAACCACCGGGAAAAAATCGAAGAACCCTATGTACGGGTCGAGATGATTACTCCTGAAGCTTATGTGGGGAGTTTAATGGAGTTAGCTCAAGGTCGTCGGGGTGAATTTAAGGATATGCGCTATTTAGCCCAAGGACGAACAACCTTAGTTTATGAAGTGCCCTTAGCGGAAGTGGTAACAGACTTTTTTGATCAGATGAAATCCCGTTCTCGTGGCTATGCCAGTATGGAATATCATCTAATTGGATATCGAGAAAATGCCTTAGTCAAACTCGATATTATGATTAATAAAGATGCGATCGATTCTTTAGCCATGATTGTTCACCGAGATAAAGCTTATCATGTCGGACGGGCAATGGTGGAAAAACTCAAAGAATTGATTCCCCGTCATCAATTTAAAGTTCCCATTCAAGCCACAATTGGATCTAAAGTGATTGCTAGTGAAAGTATTCCAGCATTAAGAAAAGATGTCTTAGCCAAATGTTATGGGGGAGATATTAGTCGGAAGAAAAAACTCTTACAGAAGCAAGCCAAAGGTAAAAAACGGATGAAATCTTTGGGGTCTGTAGATGTTCCCCAAGAAGCATTTATGGCGGTATTACGCTTAAATCAAGAATCCTAA
- a CDS encoding DUF1825 family protein: MGFFDSDIVQQEAKQLFEDYQSMIKLGSDYGKFDREGKKLYIEQMEGIMDRYRIFMKRFELSEDFMAQMTVEQLRTQLGQFGITPDQMFEQMHLTLERMKSELEKQS, encoded by the coding sequence ATGGGATTCTTTGATTCAGACATCGTTCAACAAGAAGCTAAACAGCTATTTGAAGATTATCAATCCATGATCAAACTGGGCAGCGATTATGGCAAGTTTGATCGGGAGGGCAAAAAACTCTATATTGAGCAAATGGAAGGGATTATGGATCGTTACCGCATTTTTATGAAGCGGTTTGAACTTTCCGAAGATTTCATGGCCCAGATGACCGTTGAACAGTTGCGAACCCAACTGGGTCAGTTTGGGATTACCCCTGACCAAATGTTTGAACAAATGCACCTTACCCTAGAACGGATGAAGTCGGAATTAGAAAAACAGTCCTAA